One stretch of Aquimarina sp. Aq107 DNA includes these proteins:
- a CDS encoding sterol desaturase family protein produces the protein MEKYINAFIDAFINNIQWTWKSILLEVPWYINYFWGLIVISLLVWSLEILFPWRKEQSIFRKDFWLDAFYMFFNFFVFAILIGGFYQLLALFFEDIGVSTKSLTLIDISGLPTWGQLIIFFVILDFVQWFTHVLLHKYPFLWRFHKIHHSVKEMGFAAHLRYHWMENIFYKPLKTIGVMVLGGFEPEQAYIVHFVAITIGHFNHANIKITWGPMKYILNNPVMHLYHHSYALPKDSYGVNFGISLSVWDYIFKTNYVPEDSGAIEIGFPGDEKVPKSFFNQLIYGFRKSKK, from the coding sequence ATGGAGAAGTATATCAATGCTTTTATTGATGCTTTTATAAATAATATCCAGTGGACCTGGAAATCTATACTATTAGAAGTGCCTTGGTATATAAATTATTTCTGGGGCTTGATTGTAATTTCGTTATTAGTTTGGAGTTTAGAAATATTGTTTCCTTGGCGAAAAGAACAATCTATTTTTAGAAAAGATTTCTGGTTAGATGCATTTTATATGTTCTTTAATTTTTTCGTTTTTGCGATTTTAATTGGTGGATTTTATCAACTCCTAGCCCTGTTTTTCGAGGATATTGGAGTTTCTACAAAAAGTTTAACACTTATTGATATTTCTGGATTACCCACTTGGGGACAATTAATTATCTTTTTTGTCATATTGGATTTTGTACAATGGTTTACTCACGTACTACTTCATAAATATCCATTTCTTTGGAGATTCCATAAAATTCATCATTCTGTAAAAGAAATGGGGTTTGCAGCCCATCTTCGATATCATTGGATGGAAAACATATTCTATAAACCTTTAAAAACCATAGGAGTCATGGTTTTAGGAGGTTTTGAACCGGAGCAAGCCTATATTGTACATTTCGTAGCTATTACTATAGGGCATTTTAATCACGCAAATATTAAAATTACTTGGGGACCTATGAAGTATATTTTAAATAATCCAGTTATGCATTTATACCATCACTCTTATGCACTACCAAAAGATTCCTATGGTGTTAACTTTGGAATTAGTTTGAGTGTATGGGATTATATTTTTAAAACGAATTATGTACCAGAAGATAGTGGTGCAATAGAAATTGGTTTTCCAGGAGATGAAAAAGTACCTAAGAGTTTTTTTAACCAATTAATATATGGTTTTAGAAAATCGAAGAAATAA
- a CDS encoding acylphosphatase, with protein MVKHYNIVVKGKVQGVWYRKSTLEKAWELDVKGIVKNMSDGNVYIEVEGNDTQLKTFLDWCGKGPELAEVTDVSIKEDTVLPYTMFEILY; from the coding sequence ATGGTTAAGCATTATAATATAGTTGTAAAAGGAAAAGTTCAAGGGGTTTGGTATAGAAAAAGTACCTTAGAAAAAGCATGGGAATTAGATGTAAAAGGAATCGTAAAGAATATGTCGGATGGTAATGTCTATATTGAGGTCGAAGGGAATGACACGCAACTAAAAACATTTTTAGATTGGTGTGGCAAAGGACCTGAATTGGCAGAAGTTACTGATGTTTCTATAAAGGAAGATACTGTTTTGCCTTATACAATGTTCGAAATTCTTTATTAG
- a CDS encoding universal stress protein: protein MKKILVPIDFSEHSEYALRVAATIAKQQQAEIIVIHMLGLSEAIFTKDEAQETAEAIYYLKLAEKRFSTFLDTDFLKDIKVTETVQNYKVFSELNEVAKQNDVDLIVMGSHGSSGLSEVFAGSNTEKVVRTSDIPVLVIKHKIQEFSIEQAVFACDFKMENIKAYHKAKKLFDLFDATLHLVYINLPGDRFRNSNQIEKRIKDFLFKADSGNLENFEKVYIQNDYSVESGIFNYCKKINADIIGIPTHGRQGISHFFNGSIGEDIANHAHEPVITFKI, encoded by the coding sequence ATGAAAAAAATTCTTGTCCCAATAGACTTTTCTGAGCATTCAGAATATGCATTACGAGTAGCCGCTACTATTGCAAAACAGCAACAAGCAGAAATCATTGTAATACATATGCTTGGTTTATCAGAAGCCATCTTTACTAAAGATGAAGCTCAAGAAACAGCAGAAGCTATTTATTATTTAAAACTTGCAGAAAAAAGATTTAGTACTTTCCTAGACACTGATTTCCTAAAAGACATTAAAGTCACGGAGACAGTACAAAACTACAAAGTTTTTAGTGAGCTAAATGAAGTAGCAAAACAAAACGATGTAGATCTTATCGTTATGGGATCTCACGGAAGCAGTGGACTAAGCGAAGTATTTGCTGGATCAAATACTGAAAAAGTAGTACGTACTTCTGATATCCCAGTACTAGTGATCAAACATAAGATTCAGGAGTTTTCAATAGAACAAGCTGTTTTTGCTTGTGATTTCAAGATGGAAAATATCAAAGCTTATCATAAAGCAAAAAAATTGTTTGATTTATTTGATGCTACATTGCACCTAGTTTATATCAACTTACCAGGTGATAGATTTAGAAATTCTAATCAAATTGAAAAACGAATTAAAGATTTTCTTTTCAAAGCCGATTCCGGAAATTTAGAAAACTTTGAAAAAGTATATATTCAAAATGATTACTCCGTAGAAAGTGGAATTTTTAACTACTGCAAAAAAATAAACGCCGATATTATTGGAATACCAACTCATGGTAGACAAGGTATATCTCATTTCTTTAATGGAAGTATCGGAGAAGATATAGCAAATCATGCCCATGAACCTGTAATTACTTTTAAGATTTAG
- the deoC gene encoding deoxyribose-phosphate aldolase — MELNQYIDHTLLKPTATVEDIKKLCTEAKQYGFYSVCVNGAYVGLACSELMKSDIKIAAVIGFPLGAMTTKAKVFEAKQCIDDGANEIDMVLNIGLLKSGYHKIVQDEIALIKKAIGDNVLKVILENSYLTEEEKKIACQLSIDAGADFIKTSTGFGGGGATIEDVKLMKEVAKDAIQIKASGGIRDVETAMQYINMGVSRLGTSSGVTLVTSR; from the coding sequence ATGGAACTTAATCAATATATAGATCATACCCTTTTAAAGCCGACAGCTACTGTAGAGGATATTAAGAAATTATGTACGGAAGCTAAACAATATGGTTTTTATTCAGTATGTGTTAATGGTGCTTATGTAGGTTTAGCTTGTAGTGAATTAATGAAATCAGATATAAAGATTGCAGCTGTAATTGGATTTCCTTTAGGTGCTATGACCACTAAAGCTAAGGTGTTTGAAGCTAAACAGTGTATTGATGATGGAGCAAATGAAATAGATATGGTGCTAAATATAGGATTACTTAAATCCGGTTATCATAAAATTGTTCAGGATGAAATTGCTTTGATCAAAAAAGCCATTGGAGATAATGTGCTAAAAGTAATTTTGGAGAATAGTTATCTTACTGAAGAGGAAAAGAAAATCGCTTGCCAATTATCTATTGATGCAGGTGCGGATTTTATAAAAACATCTACCGGTTTTGGTGGAGGTGGAGCCACTATAGAGGATGTGAAATTAATGAAGGAGGTTGCAAAGGATGCAATACAAATAAAAGCTTCAGGTGGAATTAGAGATGTTGAGACCGCCATGCAATATATTAATATGGGAGTTTCTCGGTTAGGTACTTCTTCTGGTGTGACTTTGGTAACTTCTAGATAG
- the trxA gene encoding thioredoxin: MKDSFSNIIDSNTPVLVDFYADWCGPCKTLAPILKEVKEELGTSIKIVKIDVDKNQPLAARYQVRGVPTMLLFKEGKQLWRQSGVLQKTEIISIINANK, encoded by the coding sequence ATGAAAGATAGCTTTAGTAATATTATAGATTCTAATACACCTGTACTGGTAGATTTTTATGCAGATTGGTGTGGTCCTTGTAAAACATTAGCTCCTATTTTAAAAGAAGTGAAAGAAGAATTAGGAACGTCAATAAAAATTGTGAAAATTGATGTAGATAAAAATCAACCATTAGCAGCTAGATATCAAGTTAGAGGAGTACCCACAATGTTACTTTTTAAAGAAGGAAAACAACTTTGGCGACAATCAGGAGTTTTACAAAAAACAGAGATAATTAGTATTATAAATGCTAATAAATAG
- a CDS encoding DUF998 domain-containing protein: protein MIRDRKKQHKDFMLLCGVYIILIVIGFMLPFFSDSEYSISKHTLYELGAQKTSYNWIMNVVLILLALITFANGFRILQKQRVQLLILLVFCLSLVLSAIYLSAPIDRKLVFDSFQNEMHSVFSIITGISFCAYSLVISFAARWKSQKLMALFVGIITLIGSFLMFIHSDYRGIYQRGIFIITFGWILYSFKYYEYVYAKKEYFKLIKENQK from the coding sequence ATGATCAGGGATAGAAAAAAGCAGCATAAAGATTTCATGCTTTTATGTGGGGTATATATTATCCTAATAGTAATAGGGTTTATGTTGCCCTTTTTTTCTGATTCTGAATACTCGATATCAAAACATACGTTATATGAACTAGGAGCTCAAAAAACTTCGTATAACTGGATCATGAACGTTGTCCTTATTTTACTTGCCTTGATAACATTTGCTAATGGTTTTAGAATATTACAAAAGCAGCGTGTTCAGTTATTGATATTACTTGTTTTTTGTCTCTCTCTCGTATTATCTGCAATATATTTATCTGCTCCCATAGATCGAAAGCTCGTTTTTGATTCTTTTCAAAATGAAATGCATTCTGTATTTTCGATCATTACTGGTATTTCATTTTGTGCATATTCTTTAGTCATTAGTTTCGCTGCAAGATGGAAGAGTCAAAAGTTGATGGCGTTGTTCGTTGGGATAATTACTTTAATAGGATCTTTTTTGATGTTTATTCATTCTGATTATAGAGGGATATATCAACGAGGGATATTTATTATCACTTTTGGGTGGATATTATATTCTTTTAAATATTATGAATATGTTTATGCAAAAAAAGAATATTTTAAATTAATAAAAGAAAATCAAAAATGA
- a CDS encoding DUF3298 domain-containing protein yields the protein MRTLITSFVMLSLIACNNKTQIKEKPETYTTQIEKDNTLSEDSIQYLLEERQELHQEKTKSTKVERLMSTKDDEHKLQRLVIDKQFYKAEDVYILDYKYPYLNENMDENNSVFNDFLTENYLNIEATENEILEDKVLFCDSLAIGRCMDKRIIDYKIYTVKRHLISVLLYKENYYSGMKHSTYMFECLNYDIENHEFLYYDDFFVDNSESELLSIINTVISDGINSGDLYYECWQLSKEDFRVYKNNFVITEDVIKFYFDDCIICPSYTGTYAIEILINDVIHLIKKYNNKPLIG from the coding sequence ATGAGAACGCTAATTACCAGTTTTGTGATGTTAAGCTTAATCGCTTGTAATAATAAAACTCAGATCAAAGAAAAACCTGAAACCTACACTACACAGATAGAAAAAGACAATACTCTAAGTGAAGATAGTATACAGTATTTATTAGAAGAGCGTCAAGAACTACATCAGGAAAAAACAAAATCAACAAAAGTAGAGCGTCTGATGTCTACAAAAGATGATGAGCATAAATTACAGAGACTAGTTATAGATAAACAATTCTATAAAGCTGAAGACGTGTATATTTTGGATTATAAATATCCTTACCTAAATGAGAATATGGATGAGAATAATTCTGTATTTAATGATTTTCTGACTGAAAACTATTTAAATATTGAAGCTACGGAAAATGAAATTTTAGAAGATAAAGTCCTATTCTGTGATTCTCTGGCAATCGGTAGATGCATGGATAAGCGAATTATTGATTATAAAATATACACAGTAAAACGACATCTTATAAGTGTGTTACTCTATAAAGAGAATTATTATTCGGGGATGAAACATTCCACCTATATGTTCGAGTGTCTTAATTATGATATAGAGAATCATGAATTTCTATATTATGATGATTTTTTTGTCGATAATTCAGAAAGTGAGTTGTTATCCATTATCAATACTGTGATATCTGACGGAATAAATTCTGGAGACTTATATTATGAATGTTGGCAATTGTCTAAGGAAGATTTTAGGGTTTATAAAAACAATTTTGTTATTACAGAGGATGTTATTAAATTTTATTTTGACGACTGTATTATCTGTCCTTCATATACCGGAACATATGCCATAGAGATTCTAATAAATGATGTTATTCATCTTATAAAAAAGTATAATAATAAACCTTTAATAGGATGA
- a CDS encoding HAMP domain-containing sensor histidine kinase, whose protein sequence is MKVFEKNNNIFKILSEAISEGIIVVNEDQTIVATNQSANEIFGYEENELVGKELTVLIPKKHHHAHGGYVKKFIADSGKRSMGVGRDLYGVRKNSSKFPVEVGLNPFEIYDNSYVMALVSDITLRKEQEVRIKELNSELEQKIKLRTQELYTTIKELEEEIKLRKEAEAVTQESLKKERQLNELKTKFLSLVSHEFKTPLSGILTSATLIGKYTKAEQQEKRDKHLDTIKNKVKYLDNILNDFLSVERLESGKVKYKYTTFPLSKVINEVIYDANMLLKDGQRIKYPKDIDEYVIDFDEKILELVLTNLIRNAIKYSGENTTIDLQVLLENDLLTFYIIDEGIGIPEKEQEFIFKRYFRAENALLDQGTGIGLNIVKSHLENLGGSITFISKENQGSTFTVNIPISKLS, encoded by the coding sequence ATGAAGGTCTTTGAGAAAAACAATAATATTTTTAAGATTCTTTCTGAAGCTATTTCGGAAGGAATCATCGTTGTAAACGAAGATCAAACCATCGTAGCTACGAATCAATCTGCCAATGAAATCTTTGGATACGAAGAAAATGAACTGGTAGGAAAAGAACTAACTGTTCTAATCCCCAAAAAACATCATCACGCGCATGGTGGATATGTCAAAAAATTTATTGCAGACAGCGGGAAAAGAAGTATGGGAGTTGGTCGCGATCTTTATGGTGTACGAAAAAATAGTTCTAAATTTCCTGTAGAAGTAGGATTAAATCCATTTGAGATTTATGACAATTCATATGTAATGGCATTGGTAAGTGATATTACACTTCGTAAGGAACAAGAAGTTAGAATAAAAGAATTAAACTCAGAACTAGAACAAAAAATAAAGCTGCGCACACAAGAGCTTTATACTACGATAAAAGAATTAGAAGAAGAGATCAAGTTACGTAAGGAAGCAGAAGCTGTTACACAAGAATCGCTTAAAAAAGAACGACAACTTAATGAACTAAAAACCAAGTTTCTTTCGCTAGTTTCTCATGAATTTAAAACACCATTAAGTGGAATCCTCACTTCGGCAACATTAATAGGAAAATATACTAAAGCCGAACAACAAGAAAAAAGAGATAAGCATCTAGACACGATTAAAAACAAGGTAAAATACCTTGATAATATCCTTAACGATTTCTTGTCTGTAGAACGTTTAGAAAGTGGTAAAGTAAAGTATAAATATACCACATTCCCACTAAGTAAAGTGATCAATGAAGTAATATATGATGCCAATATGTTGCTAAAAGATGGTCAGCGCATTAAATATCCAAAGGATATCGATGAGTATGTTATAGATTTTGATGAAAAAATATTAGAACTGGTCTTAACAAATCTCATAAGAAATGCCATAAAGTATTCTGGGGAAAATACAACGATAGATCTACAGGTTTTGTTAGAAAACGATTTGCTCACCTTTTATATTATTGATGAAGGAATTGGTATTCCTGAAAAAGAGCAAGAATTTATATTCAAAAGGTATTTTAGAGCAGAAAATGCATTACTTGATCAAGGAACAGGAATTGGTTTAAATATTGTAAAAAGTCATTTAGAAAATTTAGGAGGCAGCATTACTTTTATCAGTAAAGAAAATCAAGGATCTACATTCACCGTAAACATACCAATATCTAAACTATCATAA
- a CDS encoding response regulator encodes MKTILLIEDDTALRENTAELLELSDYRVITAPNGKLGITKAKEENPDIIVCDIMMPEIDGYGVLEALSDDLNTHQIPFIFLSAKTEHKEIRKGMDLGADDYLTKPFDEDDLLSAIESRLAKAHILSNIVKEQAQKPKEDTEDGLRSLHELKNFFDDHGDISNHAKGTSIFKEGDHSNKIYLILKGVVKTHKMDENGKELITALFKEDDFLGFTSFTDHTPYQESATAVKDAELAGVSKTDLKDILEKSNNISLELMELLSDNLSEVKEQLLQMAYSSVRKKTAQTILQFTQVLNKKPEESIKISRNDLASVAGIATESLIRTLSSFKKDGLIEIEGRNIKILNLSKLQLIE; translated from the coding sequence ATGAAGACCATTCTATTAATAGAAGACGATACGGCATTAAGAGAGAATACCGCAGAACTTTTAGAATTATCTGATTATCGCGTGATCACAGCGCCTAATGGAAAATTGGGAATAACAAAGGCTAAAGAAGAAAATCCAGACATCATTGTTTGTGATATTATGATGCCAGAAATTGACGGCTATGGTGTTCTAGAAGCTTTATCAGATGATTTAAATACGCATCAGATTCCATTTATCTTTTTATCTGCCAAAACGGAACATAAAGAAATCCGAAAAGGTATGGATTTGGGAGCTGATGATTATCTCACAAAACCTTTTGATGAAGATGATTTATTAAGTGCGATTGAGAGTCGCTTAGCAAAAGCTCATATTCTTTCTAACATCGTAAAAGAGCAAGCTCAAAAACCAAAAGAAGATACCGAAGATGGATTGCGAAGTTTGCATGAGCTCAAGAACTTTTTTGATGACCACGGAGACATTTCGAACCACGCAAAAGGAACTTCCATTTTTAAAGAAGGAGATCATTCTAATAAGATATATCTAATTCTAAAAGGTGTGGTTAAAACACACAAGATGGACGAGAATGGGAAAGAACTTATTACTGCCTTGTTTAAAGAAGATGATTTCTTAGGTTTTACATCATTTACAGATCATACTCCATATCAGGAATCAGCTACGGCAGTAAAAGATGCAGAATTGGCGGGTGTATCCAAAACAGATCTAAAAGATATCTTGGAAAAGAGTAACAATATCTCTTTAGAACTTATGGAATTATTAAGTGACAATCTATCCGAAGTAAAGGAACAATTATTACAAATGGCGTATAGTTCTGTGCGCAAAAAAACTGCACAAACAATCTTACAGTTTACCCAGGTATTAAATAAGAAACCAGAAGAAAGCATCAAAATATCTAGAAATGATCTAGCCAGTGTAGCTGGTATTGCAACAGAGAGTTTAATACGTACCTTATCTAGTTTTAAAAAAGACGGATTAATAGAAATCGAAGGACGTAATATTAAAATTCTAAATCTATCAAAACTCCAGTTAATAGAATAA
- a CDS encoding universal stress protein, whose amino-acid sequence MKNILVPTDFSENSWNAITYALSFFSEVTCNFYFLHVSPYEQVISSDSFFEPADQVIEKVTHSDKGQLELLIKKVQKLPHNNKHKFFTINEHIFFIDTIRKQIEEKNIDIIVMGTKGASGLKEKTIGSNTGDVITKVKCPVLVIPEKATYTNIEEIAFPTDYNIFFKNKILSTITEFLKLQDAALRILHVSKKEKELTDLQKQHKDFLDDYLEKDIPRSFHFLSNSNIEQAVQCFVESRNIDMITMVAKNLNFFQRILFHPTVEKISYHINIPFLVLHE is encoded by the coding sequence ATGAAGAATATTCTTGTTCCGACAGATTTTTCAGAAAACTCATGGAATGCTATTACATATGCATTGTCCTTTTTTAGTGAAGTGACATGTAATTTTTATTTCCTACACGTTTCTCCTTACGAACAAGTTATTAGTAGTGATTCTTTTTTTGAGCCAGCTGATCAAGTCATTGAGAAAGTAACTCATAGTGATAAAGGACAACTGGAATTACTGATAAAAAAAGTTCAAAAATTACCGCATAATAACAAGCACAAATTCTTTACTATTAATGAGCACATTTTTTTCATAGATACTATAAGAAAACAAATAGAAGAAAAGAATATTGATATTATCGTGATGGGCACTAAAGGAGCATCTGGTCTAAAGGAAAAAACGATCGGAAGCAATACCGGTGATGTTATCACCAAAGTAAAATGTCCTGTACTCGTTATTCCAGAAAAGGCTACATATACCAACATAGAAGAGATTGCATTTCCTACGGATTACAATATATTTTTCAAAAATAAAATACTCAGTACCATTACAGAATTTCTTAAGCTACAAGATGCGGCATTACGCATACTGCATGTTTCTAAAAAAGAAAAAGAGCTTACAGATTTACAAAAACAACATAAAGATTTTCTTGATGATTATCTAGAAAAAGACATACCACGTAGTTTTCATTTTTTATCCAATTCCAATATCGAACAAGCCGTACAGTGTTTTGTAGAAAGCAGAAACATTGATATGATTACGATGGTGGCTAAGAACCTCAACTTTTTTCAGAGAATTCTATTTCATCCAACAGTAGAAAAAATAAGCTATCACATCAATATCCCATTTCTGGTATTACACGAATAA
- the hemN gene encoding oxygen-independent coproporphyrinogen III oxidase, whose protein sequence is MHTNLVDKYNVPGPRYTSYPTVPYWDQETFSLKGWKHSVIQCFKNSNESKGISLYIHLPFCESMCTFCGCNKRITKRHTVETPYINTILKEWQLYLNLFETKPRIKELHLGGGTPTFFSPENLQSLIKGLFYSTASIETCEFSFEGHPNNTTKEHLQVLYDVGFRRVSFGVQDYNQKVQKAIHRIQPFEHVKHVTEVAREIGYTSIGHDIIFGLPFQTEEAVIHTIQKTKELLPDRLAFYSYAHVPWQKGNGQRGFNEVDLPTPEQKRRQYETGKQLLSTMGYVEIGMDHFALKSDSLYKAMENKSLHRNFMGYTVSNTTMMIGLGVSSISDSWQGFAQNVKNIEEYQNLVSEGIIPVYRGHLLTKKDETIRQHILNLMCHFKTDWSSNQLYFDELIDVSIRLKEMEYDGLVIITDTSIEVTEKGKPFIRNICMAFDLRLQHNKPETQLFSMTI, encoded by the coding sequence ATGCATACTAATTTAGTGGACAAATATAATGTTCCAGGACCTAGATACACCAGCTACCCCACGGTTCCCTATTGGGATCAAGAAACATTCTCTCTAAAAGGATGGAAACACTCGGTGATACAATGTTTTAAAAACAGTAATGAATCAAAGGGAATAAGTTTATATATTCATTTACCATTTTGTGAAAGCATGTGTACTTTTTGTGGATGTAACAAACGGATTACAAAAAGACATACTGTAGAAACACCTTATATCAATACAATTCTAAAAGAATGGCAATTATACTTAAATCTATTTGAGACCAAACCCAGGATCAAAGAATTGCATCTAGGAGGCGGAACTCCCACCTTCTTTTCTCCAGAGAATTTACAATCTCTAATCAAAGGATTATTTTACTCTACAGCATCGATAGAAACATGTGAGTTTAGTTTCGAAGGACACCCCAATAACACAACCAAAGAACATCTACAGGTATTATACGATGTAGGTTTTAGAAGAGTTAGTTTTGGAGTTCAGGACTATAATCAAAAAGTCCAAAAAGCGATTCACCGCATACAACCTTTTGAGCATGTCAAACACGTTACTGAGGTTGCCAGAGAAATTGGTTATACCTCGATTGGTCATGATATCATTTTTGGATTGCCTTTTCAGACAGAAGAAGCGGTGATTCATACCATCCAGAAAACCAAAGAATTGTTGCCCGATCGCTTAGCTTTTTATAGCTATGCCCACGTTCCTTGGCAAAAAGGAAACGGGCAACGTGGATTTAACGAAGTCGATCTTCCAACTCCAGAACAAAAACGAAGACAATATGAAACCGGCAAACAATTGTTATCTACAATGGGTTATGTAGAAATTGGAATGGATCATTTTGCCCTAAAAAGCGACTCCCTATACAAAGCAATGGAAAATAAAAGTCTACATCGCAATTTTATGGGGTATACGGTTTCTAATACAACCATGATGATTGGTCTAGGCGTATCTTCTATTAGTGATAGTTGGCAAGGATTTGCTCAAAACGTTAAAAACATCGAAGAATATCAAAACTTAGTAAGCGAAGGAATAATACCAGTATACAGAGGCCACTTACTAACCAAAAAAGATGAAACAATAAGACAACACATACTAAACCTTATGTGCCATTTTAAAACTGATTGGAGCAGTAATCAACTTTATTTTGATGAACTAATAGACGTATCTATACGCTTAAAAGAAATGGAATATGATGGATTGGTAATTATAACTGATACTAGTATTGAAGTTACTGAAAAAGGAAAACCCTTTATACGCAATATATGTATGGCTTTTGATCTAAGATTACAACATAACAAACCAGAAACTCAATTATTTTCTATGACAATTTAA
- a CDS encoding sulfite exporter TauE/SafE family protein has translation MLVSAFILGVLGSFHCVGMCGPIAFMLPLDHKYQLKKFFQISLYHLGRLLAYSIIGLFFGLVGKSLNIFGMQQGLSIGIGIVMILVVLIPTSLLMKYNFSKPIYRIISRIKSALGKELKKKTPDTFLTIGFLNGFLPCGLVYIAVFAAVALGSILSSTLYVLLFGLGTIPLMTLVVYASHFFKAKWIRKHVQKAIPVFIIMIGLLFILRGMGLGIPYVSPKQSTETISTNFECH, from the coding sequence ATGTTAGTTTCGGCATTCATATTAGGCGTTTTAGGAAGTTTTCACTGTGTTGGGATGTGTGGACCTATTGCTTTTATGCTGCCTTTGGATCATAAGTATCAGCTTAAGAAATTTTTTCAAATCTCTTTATATCATTTGGGCCGTTTGCTGGCTTATAGTATTATAGGATTATTTTTTGGGTTGGTAGGAAAGAGCCTGAATATTTTTGGAATGCAACAAGGACTTTCTATTGGTATTGGGATTGTAATGATTTTGGTGGTTTTGATCCCTACATCTTTACTTATGAAATATAATTTTTCTAAACCGATATATCGAATAATTTCCAGAATCAAAAGCGCATTAGGAAAAGAGCTGAAAAAGAAAACACCAGATACATTTTTAACCATTGGTTTTTTAAACGGTTTTCTTCCTTGCGGATTGGTATATATAGCAGTTTTTGCTGCCGTAGCTTTGGGTAGTATACTAAGCAGCACACTGTATGTGCTTTTATTTGGTTTAGGAACGATTCCGTTAATGACGTTGGTGGTATATGCAAGTCACTTTTTTAAGGCAAAGTGGATACGAAAACATGTCCAAAAAGCGATTCCTGTATTTATTATAATGATTGGATTATTGTTCATTTTGCGGGGAATGGGATTAGGAATTCCTTATGTTTCGCCGAAACAATCAACAGAAACTATTTCTACAAATTTTGAATGTCATTGA
- a CDS encoding FixH family protein, producing the protein MKVNWGTSIVLVFIGFISFILFFVIRMNTDKKYEHDLVTEDYYKQELAFQQEINAEKNAKALKNNIVIEKVSEGLLIKFPEDINVENLSGTISLYRPSNKKLDFEVPITLQSSEILVPKNQLIEGRWNITVNWEYENTSYLFRESFTY; encoded by the coding sequence ATGAAAGTAAACTGGGGTACATCGATTGTATTGGTATTTATAGGATTTATAAGTTTTATTTTATTCTTCGTGATACGAATGAATACTGATAAAAAATATGAGCATGATTTAGTAACAGAAGATTACTACAAACAAGAATTGGCTTTTCAGCAAGAGATCAATGCCGAAAAAAATGCAAAGGCATTAAAAAACAATATTGTTATTGAAAAAGTGTCCGAAGGATTACTGATTAAATTTCCAGAGGATATAAACGTAGAAAACCTATCAGGAACTATTTCCTTATATCGTCCATCTAACAAAAAGCTAGATTTCGAAGTTCCGATCACACTTCAGAGTTCGGAAATATTGGTTCCTAAAAATCAATTGATCGAAGGGCGATGGAATATTACAGTGAATTGGGAGTATGAAAATACTTCTTATTTATTTAGAGAATCATTTACGTATTAG